A stretch of Prunus dulcis chromosome 6, ALMONDv2, whole genome shotgun sequence DNA encodes these proteins:
- the LOC117632653 gene encoding uncharacterized protein LOC117632653, translating into MEAFVRSSTTLFPKANIINKPLPPLKSLLGRSDICFLRSLNSNVHVHLLRHKALQLVAPSQTEVLMSETAGIGIQTTETSETVHVQFQLHKECNFGESFLLVGNEPIMGEWNPASAIPLNWSDGNIWTVELDMPVGIAVQYKFILKKITGDLSWQPGPDRILHTWNTKNNIAIAEDWKDSELQKISEMQITNQNEALLVNPGLGPIVPGNVTLPGEESKLNVNKGAKVSDKIASADDKPTFNSNNEFVLEEKAIKSADGTLLGIRKEVRVSDDGKYVMKEESIGKITPSTVTSKIPGSVEDEETLPTYEGGNILVPSLTPIQGVPYEETVPKELGKPISSKETLPKELENSMASKKALRKELGISMSAQEALPKELGISKSSEESLPNELGRYMSSEEPLPKELGRSMSFEEALPEELGISISSEEALPNELGKSMTSKEALPKEVGRSMSSEAVLPKELGKSITSDGYNSD; encoded by the exons ATGGAAGCCTTTGTAAGATCTTCTACAACCTTGTTTCCAAAGGCTAATATTATTAACAAACCTCTGCCTCCCTTAAAATCTCTTCTGGGGCGATCTGACATTTGCTTTCTAAGGTCTTTGAACTCCAATGTACATGTTCATCTGCTTCGACACAAAGCTCTTCAATTGGTTGCTCCTTCTCAAACAGAg GTTTTAATGTCGGAGACAGCAGGAATTGGGATCCAAACAACAG AGACATCAGAAACTGTTCATGTTCAATTCCAATTGCACAAGGAGTGCAACTTTGGTGAGAGTTTCCTCCTGGTGGGAAATGAACCTATCATGGGAGAGTGGAACCCTGCAAGTGCTATACCTCTGAACTGGTCAGATGGAAACATTTGGACCGTTGAGCTG GATATGCCAGTTGGCATAGCAGTCCAATACAAGTTTATACTGAAAAAAATCACAGGAGATCTATCGTGGCAACCCGGTCCAGACCGAATTCTTCATACCTGGAACACCAAGAACAATATAGCCATTGCTGAAGACTGGAAAGATTCTGAACTTCAGAAAATTAGTGAAATGCAAATTACGAATCAAAACGAGGCGCTACTTGTAAACCCCGGCTTGGGACCAATTGTTCCTGGGAATGTGACTCTTCCCGGAGAAGAATCTAAGCTGAATGTGAACAAGGGTGCAAAAGTTTCAGACAAGATTGCCTCTGCAGATGACAAGCCAACATTTAACAGCAACAATGAGTTTGTTCTTGAAGAGAAGGCTATCAAATCAGCAGATGGAACTTTGCTTGGTATAAGAAAGGAGGTACGTGTTTCAGACGATGGTAAGTACGTCATGAAAGAGGAATCTATAGGGAAGATAACCCCATCAACAGTAACAAGCAAGATTCCGGGAAGtgtggaagatgaagagaCCTTGCCTACTTATGAAGGAGGCAATATTCTGGTACCTAGTTTAACTCCAATACAAGGGGTGCCTTACGAAGAAACAGTACCCAAAGAACTTGGAAAACCAATATCTTCTAAAGAAACACTACCCAAAGAACTCGAAAATTCGATGGCTTCTAAAAAAGCACTTCGAAAAGAACTTGGAATATCAATGTCTGCTCAAGAAGCACTTCCAAAAGAACTTGGAATATCAAAGTCTTCTGAAGAATCACTTCCAAACGAACTTGGAAGATACATGTCTTCTGAAGAACCACTTCCAAAAGAACTCGGAAGATCCATGTCTTTTGAAGAAGCACTTCCAGAAGAACTCGGAATATCCATTTCTTCTGAAGAAGCACTTCCAAACGAACTTGGAAAATCAATGACCTCTAAAGAAGCACTTCCAAAAGAAGTTGGAAGATCGATGTCTTCTGAAGCAGTATTACCCAAAGAACTCGGAAAATCCATCACTAGTGATGGGTACAATTCAGATTGA